Sequence from the Methanosarcina siciliae T4/M genome:
ATCTTATTTATGTATTTGAAGACAGCTTATGTTGTCAATGAAGACAGCTTATGTTGTCAAAAATTTTTCTCAGTGAAGTTTGGATTTTCAGAGAGACTGGATGTTTCTTCAGTGAAGATAAGGTCTTCAGTAAATATGGGATATTCGGTGAAGACGTTGGCGAACACAGACAATAAAGGCAGGTCAGTTTAAAAGCCAGGTCAGTTAAAAGGCAGGCCGGTTAAGAAAGCTCCTTGAATAAAACTAAAAACGCAGAGCGGTTCGGACCTGAATCTGTCTGTGTTAAGTCCGATGCGCCTGTTACGGAGTCCTTCAGGCCTGTTAGATAAATTCTGCTTCCTCTGAATGGCTTTTTTTCTTTTTATCTCCGTCCCCCTTTTCCTTTTCCCCTTCCGGAGTATGCTTCAGGTACTCTTTAATCATCATTGGAAAGGTGTTTGCAGGCACGAAACGAACCCCAAGCTGCTCTGCCCATTTTTCGATTCCGTAGTCGCTTGCAACGACAGCTGCATCAAGTTCTTTGGCAAGGATCAGGACATCAATATCAGGAGCGCTGTCAAGGATTCCATACCTGAGAGCTGCCCTGTACTTATTCCTGAATTTGCCTATTATCCCGCCGATAACTTCCCTTTCTACCTTTTCCCTGTATTCCTTTTTCTTGTTTTGAGGATTTTCCATGAAAAGGCATTCTGTTGCTGCCTCCCATATTGCATCTTCTGCAACCCCCATCCCCCGGTTAATTCTTTCCCTCATGTAGGAGACATATTCGTGGAAGATCTGTGAGGTTACATCAACTCTATAACGGTCAGGAGCTTTTTTCACAAGCCAGGTATCAATCTTTGCCGTAACCTCTCTGTCACAGCCGTTACGGCTTGCAAATTCGTACATCTCCTTATATACCGATGGATAGGGAACATAACAACTGATCCCGAACTGCAGGCGAGCGTCGGCTATAAGGTCAAGTATCGCTTTCATCCCCTCGCAAAGGGATGTATAACCCATAACCTCTCGTGTCTGTAGGTCCGTTAGTGCTGTGGTATCCAGCACGAATCTCTGCTTGAGCATTTTTTTGAGTCCTTTTATGTCTTCTTTACCCTTCTTATGTATTGATGCAGGAGCAATAAAATTCTTTGTTTTATTTCCTCTTCCTGCTACTTGCGTATTGCCTTTTTATCTGTTATCCGTAACTATGGTGCTTGTAACCTGCTTATTTCTCCGTAACTACGATGCTTATAAATCGTTCCCTTATCCATAACTATTATTTATGTTATTATTCACCGGATTTTGATCAAAATGAATAACTGTATATACTTTTAAAACCCTATATTTACATAGGGAAGTTTAAGCCAGAGCTGAAAAGCGGTTTGAAATATTTTTGTATATTGTTTTCTCGGATTGTTCTGCTTTGGGCGTAAAGTATTTCTGAGAACACATGCTAAAAAAATGGAATATGTTTTCTTCTTATCGCTTTTATCTCCGTTCGGGCTGGATTTCTCAGGCTGATATGCCGGCAGCTTATTTTATCCGGCAGGGTGAAAATTCAGATTGAAGGTGTGAAAGATACCGAGCCTGAGTGAAATTTCTGGAAAATCGTCCGGTTTGGTATAATATGGATAAAACAGGCTAAAAATGGGGAATTTAATGAGTGCAAACATGGAGAGTTTAAAACCTTTTGTAGGCTCAACACAGGGTTTTGTCAGGAATCCTCTTAGGAAGGGAGGCAACACAATGAAAGAGTATTGCAATATCTGTGGTCGGGAATTGATGGAAGACGTGCTGGTTGTGGACACCAGTCTTGACATGAAACCAATCCCATTTAAGGACGTTCACGGGGATAAGTCCGATCTGATATGCATTGAATGTGCAATTGATTCGGTTGAAAACCCGCCCTTCGTATGTACCAGGTGCGGACAGCCAATAGAGTTTAATGAAAAGTTCTATGTATTTAAGGAAGCAACCACAAAGCCGGGTGGCCCCAAAGTAAATTTCAAAGAAACGTGCCTCGATGACAAATACGTCTGCAGCACATGTTTCGAAGAGATTATGAACCCTGATTACGAAAAAAAGGAAGTCTGAACAGAAAGCCTGGCAGGTAGAATTCTGTTCTCTCCCCGTCCAGGATTTTTAATAATGGACAAATAACGAGGGGTAAAGAGCCGGGCTCGACTACCCTATTAATCACTGTATCCGAAAAAAGACAGAACTGATCTTCCAGTTCTGTTCCCCAGCTTTTTTTAAGCTTCTCTTTATTTTTTCATTTTTTTAATCTGCTACTATTTCTCTTGTTTTTCTGACTCTTTCTGCAGATGAATGAATTTTAATTCCATGAAGCATAAATATTGCTTTAATAATAGCATAAAGTATTGTTATCAAAAAGCCACATATCCCTTCAAAACCAGAAAACGGATTTCATTCCTGAATTTAATT
This genomic interval carries:
- a CDS encoding RNA ligase partner protein: MLKQRFVLDTTALTDLQTREVMGYTSLCEGMKAILDLIADARLQFGISCYVPYPSVYKEMYEFASRNGCDREVTAKIDTWLVKKAPDRYRVDVTSQIFHEYVSYMRERINRGMGVAEDAIWEAATECLFMENPQNKKKEYREKVEREVIGGIIGKFRNKYRAALRYGILDSAPDIDVLILAKELDAAVVASDYGIEKWAEQLGVRFVPANTFPMMIKEYLKHTPEGEKEKGDGDKKKKSHSEEAEFI